A part of Chloroflexota bacterium genomic DNA contains:
- a CDS encoding SDR family oxidoreductase has protein sequence MEGSRQVAVVTGSASGIGLAIIERLVKAGYVAVIVDVNETLGQEQATRLNRAGSAVEFRRMDVTDEAQVDDVLGRVATDLGSLDLLVNNAGITTHGLIEDLSLVDWHRVLDVNLDGVFRCLRAAGRIMLRQGSGSIVNIASVAWERGSPGRAPYSVSKAGVVSLTKVAAVEWAARGVRVNAVAPGYIDTPMLRTAYEHGAIDERDVLARIPAGRVAQATEIAEVVAFLGSPAASYVTGQTLAVDGGFLADYGVGMKRNE, from the coding sequence GTGGAGGGATCCCGGCAGGTCGCGGTCGTGACCGGCAGTGCCAGCGGCATCGGCCTCGCGATCATCGAACGTCTCGTCAAGGCTGGCTACGTCGCGGTCATCGTCGACGTCAACGAAACGCTAGGACAAGAACAGGCCACCCGGCTGAACCGGGCAGGAAGCGCGGTCGAGTTTCGCCGAATGGACGTCACCGACGAGGCACAGGTCGATGACGTCCTCGGGCGTGTGGCGACGGACCTCGGCTCGCTCGACCTCTTGGTCAACAACGCCGGGATCACCACGCACGGGCTCATCGAGGACCTGTCGCTGGTCGATTGGCACCGCGTGCTCGACGTCAACCTCGACGGCGTCTTCAGGTGCCTCCGCGCCGCTGGCCGCATCATGCTCCGTCAGGGATCCGGCAGCATCGTGAACATCGCGTCCGTAGCATGGGAACGGGGCTCCCCCGGGCGAGCCCCGTACAGCGTTTCGAAGGCCGGCGTCGTGTCGCTGACCAAGGTCGCTGCCGTCGAATGGGCGGCGCGAGGTGTGCGCGTCAACGCGGTTGCTCCCGGCTACATCGACACCCCGATGCTGCGCACCGCGTATGAGCACGGCGCCATCGACGAGCGCGACGTGCTCGCTCGGATCCCAGCAGGGCGGGTGGCCCAGGCGACGGAGATCGCCGAGGTCGTGGCATTCCTCGGTTCACCTGCGGCGTCCTACGTCACGGGCCAGACGCTCGCCGTCGATGGTGGCTTCCTGGCGGACTATGGGGTGGGCATGAAGCGGAACGAATGA
- a CDS encoding APC family permease, with translation MSAGTQQIFVRNSTGLRKEAGTLDVFVYNVNNQNIGLGVAFLFTAIAAYPGGNFPLSAILGSLLVVPLYFVYSRMSADMARSGGDYVWTSRIFGARWGPVVGFTLAWTWIMLAVTAIGAPAAFFAQLGVAGWMRELGNATGSASFTDIGNWVSSQIGTIVVGTVLLVAFTYILIRGVRTYMRIQNVAFLLAMAGVVLGVIAALTASAGAFPAHFDAYVSSLGGIANASAKVASNTPAATGFSAQSTFYAMLWTIYMVLFGATSCYIGGEVRRPGQTQRIGMIGSLILTGISIALLIVVVEQAIGQSFLQGLASTAPGDLGLAFNPTYNELLAIAFSPSIAWSLLLGFTFLFWTYVWMPINFFTATRLMLALSLDGYLPAKVSDVHPRFATPHVAILIAFVLGEASLVLFVVGILSVITLLWAGVLMFAVTGVAAIVYPYRLPAVWAAGGANRIAGIPVISIWGALLVPAMLIVLWILWFDPFVGIGASSTGVPLNVGLPIVGFILFWVIWAFRKSRGFDVRLSATEIPPD, from the coding sequence ATGAGCGCTGGAACGCAACAGATCTTCGTCCGGAATTCGACCGGTCTACGCAAGGAAGCCGGCACGTTGGACGTCTTCGTCTACAACGTCAACAACCAGAACATCGGGCTCGGCGTCGCGTTCCTCTTCACGGCGATCGCCGCCTACCCTGGGGGCAACTTTCCGCTCTCGGCCATCCTCGGGAGCCTCCTCGTCGTCCCGCTGTATTTCGTCTACTCCCGGATGTCGGCAGACATGGCCCGCTCGGGTGGCGACTATGTCTGGACGAGCCGGATCTTCGGCGCACGCTGGGGTCCGGTCGTTGGGTTCACCCTCGCGTGGACGTGGATCATGCTCGCCGTCACCGCAATCGGCGCTCCGGCAGCATTCTTCGCCCAACTTGGGGTCGCCGGTTGGATGCGAGAGCTCGGCAACGCGACCGGGTCAGCATCGTTCACCGACATCGGCAACTGGGTCAGCAGCCAGATCGGCACGATCGTCGTCGGGACCGTCCTGCTAGTTGCGTTCACCTACATCCTGATCCGCGGCGTACGGACCTACATGCGGATCCAGAACGTTGCCTTCCTCCTCGCGATGGCAGGTGTCGTGCTCGGGGTCATCGCCGCGCTGACGGCGAGCGCTGGCGCCTTCCCGGCGCACTTCGACGCATACGTCAGCTCTCTCGGAGGGATCGCGAACGCATCAGCGAAGGTCGCCTCAAACACCCCGGCGGCCACCGGGTTCTCCGCCCAGTCGACGTTCTACGCAATGCTCTGGACGATCTACATGGTCCTCTTCGGCGCCACCTCCTGCTACATCGGCGGCGAGGTTCGACGCCCCGGACAGACGCAGCGCATCGGGATGATAGGGTCGCTCATCCTTACCGGTATCTCGATCGCGCTCTTGATCGTGGTCGTTGAGCAGGCGATCGGGCAGTCGTTCCTCCAGGGCCTTGCCTCCACAGCGCCGGGCGATTTGGGGCTGGCCTTCAATCCGACGTACAACGAGCTGCTCGCGATCGCCTTCTCGCCGAGCATCGCGTGGTCGCTCCTGCTCGGGTTTACCTTCCTGTTCTGGACCTACGTCTGGATGCCGATCAACTTCTTCACCGCGACTCGGCTCATGCTCGCCCTGAGCTTGGACGGGTACTTGCCGGCAAAAGTGTCCGACGTCCATCCGCGGTTTGCGACCCCGCATGTCGCGATCCTGATCGCCTTCGTGCTCGGTGAAGCATCACTCGTCCTGTTCGTAGTGGGCATTCTGTCGGTGATCACGCTCCTCTGGGCTGGGGTCCTCATGTTCGCCGTGACGGGCGTGGCTGCGATCGTCTACCCGTATCGCCTCCCGGCGGTGTGGGCGGCCGGCGGTGCGAACCGGATCGCCGGCATCCCGGTCATCTCGATCTGGGGAGCGCTCCTCGTTCCGGCCATGCTGATCGTGCTCTGGATTCTCTGGTTCGACCCCTTTGTTGGGATCGGGGCGAGTTCAACGGGGGTGCCCCTCAACGTGGGACTCCCGATCGTCGGGTTCATCCTGTTCTGGGTCATCTGGGCGTTCCGGAAGAGCCGCGGTTTCGACGTGCGCCTCTCGGCGACCGAGATTCCCCCCGACTGA